The Candidatus Bathyarchaeota archaeon genome includes a region encoding these proteins:
- a CDS encoding prepilin peptidase, which produces MQAILQAIRVMLSLLFLGYASWSDIKTREVTNRVWLLYAPLGFMFTLLDGFLYGSFNYWILFGVSVVTTWTLAVALFYLGAFGGADAKAFMCLALAFPIYLKNIFNFQLVNGHPIFPLTVFTNSMILAASSVIYMLLQNLLWKLKMRSKLFEGLEKEPFWRKILVILCGYKVSLEKLREKDFYFPLEDIKEKDDKKERFLIIFPKDEDRNEILERLGSAVENGNINPQVWASPGLPMLVFVTAGFLVAVFFGDIVWFLVSLILG; this is translated from the coding sequence ATGCAAGCGATATTACAAGCAATAAGAGTTATGCTTTCACTGCTCTTTCTAGGTTATGCTTCTTGGAGCGATATTAAAACTAGAGAAGTAACCAATCGAGTCTGGCTTTTGTATGCACCTTTAGGTTTTATGTTCACATTGTTAGACGGCTTCCTTTATGGAAGTTTCAATTATTGGATACTTTTCGGAGTTTCCGTAGTAACTACATGGACTTTAGCCGTAGCCTTATTTTACTTAGGTGCCTTCGGCGGTGCTGATGCAAAGGCTTTCATGTGCCTAGCATTGGCCTTTCCAATTTATTTAAAGAATATTTTTAATTTTCAACTTGTAAATGGGCATCCAATCTTTCCGCTTACAGTTTTCACAAACTCAATGATTCTAGCTGCATCAAGCGTTATTTACATGCTCCTACAAAACCTTCTCTGGAAGCTTAAAATGCGTTCCAAACTTTTTGAAGGGCTAGAAAAAGAGCCTTTCTGGCGAAAAATCCTAGTTATCCTTTGTGGATACAAGGTTTCTTTGGAAAAACTCAGGGAAAAAGATTTTTACTTCCCATTGGAGGATATAAAAGAAAAAGACGATAAAAAAGAGAGGTTCTTGATTATTTTTCCGAAGGATGAAGACAGGAATGAAATATTGGAAAGACTTGGCTCTGCAGTTGAAAATGGAAATATTAACCCGCAAGTTTGGGCCAGTCCAGGTTTACCTATGTTAGTGTTTGTCACAGCTGGCTTTCTGGTTGCAGTTTTCTTCGGAGACATAGTATGGTTTTTAGTAAGCCTAATTTTAGGCTAA
- a CDS encoding sulfite exporter TauE/SafE family protein, with protein sequence MGLIEALLLLLFGFAVGLPASMAGLGGGFIIVPVLIIFFGLPAQNAVAVSLMAMCGTSISATVAYVRQKRVDYLLGLVYDVLDLPGVALGAYLTTFLPSDFLAGIVGALVMAMSALLFTRNKESQLIEKQDLKNQPSKGWKRTIVDSSGKVFKYRIRSPVLVLLSSFAGGLVAGMCGLGGGITDTSTMILLGVSPHIAIASSEFAMTLTSLTGIFAHGFLHNLLFDYAIPITVGTVIGAQVGSTLAKRVKGKTLRKILSIIGFLAGIRLIIYALI encoded by the coding sequence ATGGGCTTAATTGAAGCTTTGCTATTGTTGCTCTTCGGTTTTGCCGTTGGGTTACCTGCTTCTATGGCTGGTCTTGGAGGCGGCTTCATAATTGTACCAGTTCTTATAATCTTCTTTGGTCTTCCGGCTCAAAACGCTGTTGCTGTGAGTTTGATGGCTATGTGTGGTACGTCAATTTCGGCTACGGTGGCTTATGTAAGACAGAAAAGGGTTGATTATCTTCTTGGCCTCGTCTATGACGTGCTTGACTTGCCTGGCGTGGCACTTGGCGCATATTTAACAACGTTTCTACCTTCAGATTTTCTGGCTGGAATCGTCGGAGCACTGGTGATGGCCATGTCAGCTTTACTGTTTACACGTAACAAGGAGAGTCAATTGATTGAAAAACAAGATTTGAAGAATCAGCCGAGTAAAGGGTGGAAAAGAACAATAGTTGACTCTTCAGGTAAAGTGTTTAAGTATAGGATACGCAGCCCGGTTTTAGTTCTTCTAAGCAGCTTTGCTGGAGGCCTTGTCGCTGGAATGTGTGGGCTAGGCGGAGGGATAACTGACACTTCAACAATGATTCTGTTGGGAGTGTCACCGCACATTGCAATTGCAAGTTCAGAATTCGCCATGACTCTAACAAGCCTAACCGGAATTTTCGCACATGGCTTCCTACACAATCTACTCTTTGATTATGCAATACCAATCACCGTCGGCACAGTAATTGGCGCCCAAGTGGGTTCAACTCTAGCTAAACGCGTGAAAGGGAAAACTCTGAGGAAAATACTTTCAATAATAGGATTTCTGGCCGGAATAAGACTTATCATATATGCTTTAATTTGA
- a CDS encoding PAC2 family protein, translating to MFLVVRMLMRALLKWLFKPEIENPILVEGLPGFGNIGRLTAKLLIDFCNGKRFLELYSPYFQDYVIVDSRGVCRPPRYEFYEASTQNRPLIILTGDTQPSIEDVNAHYELGSEILDIAEEFGCDTVITVGGIPFQNPNKEVYVAATSSKLASELVEKGALLYSKGRIMGATGLLLGLAKIRGWTGICVLGATTGLRADRESALSVFRFLLKLLGLEQKEGL from the coding sequence ATGTTTCTAGTTGTAAGGATGCTTATGAGGGCTCTTCTAAAATGGTTGTTTAAGCCTGAAATCGAGAATCCGATACTTGTAGAGGGGTTACCTGGCTTCGGCAATATTGGAAGGTTAACTGCTAAACTTTTAATTGACTTCTGCAATGGAAAACGATTTCTTGAACTTTATTCGCCCTACTTTCAAGACTACGTAATAGTTGACAGCCGAGGAGTTTGCAGACCCCCAAGATACGAGTTTTATGAAGCTTCAACTCAAAACAGACCATTAATAATTCTAACTGGAGACACGCAGCCTTCAATTGAAGATGTTAATGCACATTACGAGTTAGGAAGCGAAATCCTTGATATAGCTGAAGAGTTCGGTTGCGACACGGTAATAACTGTTGGGGGTATACCATTTCAAAATCCAAACAAAGAAGTTTACGTTGCTGCAACATCTTCCAAACTTGCTTCAGAACTTGTCGAGAAAGGTGCTTTACTATATAGCAAGGGGAGAATAATGGGTGCCACCGGCCTTTTACTTGGACTTGCAAAAATTCGAGGTTGGACCGGAATATGCGTTTTAGGAGCAACAACCGGACTTAGAGCGGATAGGGAATCTGCACTTTCAGTTTTCAGGTTTTTACTAAAACTTCTGGGACTAGAGCAGAAGGAAGGCTTATAA
- a CDS encoding DUF72 domain-containing protein: MEVYVGTSGWLYSWNEGQNFDWFLKNSGLNAVELNMSFYRFPFPNQVKSWANKGRNLRWAIKVNRLITHRFKFNEKAFSLWKKFELIFKPLDENVDFYLFQLPPYLKPDFYSKIEAFFKKTELMERFALEVRNMEWFKQRFVEWASSLGLTWVSVDCPELPNTVYNVNGTVYERMHGRTVWYGHYYSKEELKETAQRIVKAKPDKVYVFFNNNHAMLENAREMLKILIGFKK; this comes from the coding sequence TTGGAGGTGTACGTTGGAACTTCGGGTTGGCTTTATTCCTGGAATGAAGGGCAAAATTTTGATTGGTTTTTGAAGAATTCAGGTTTGAATGCTGTTGAGTTGAACATGAGCTTTTACCGTTTCCCATTTCCTAATCAGGTTAAATCTTGGGCGAATAAAGGGAGAAATCTTAGATGGGCAATTAAGGTTAACCGTTTAATAACTCATAGATTCAAATTTAACGAGAAAGCTTTCAGCCTGTGGAAAAAGTTTGAGTTGATTTTTAAACCTCTTGATGAAAATGTAGACTTTTATCTGTTTCAGCTTCCTCCCTACCTAAAACCCGATTTTTATTCTAAAATTGAGGCTTTCTTCAAGAAGACAGAACTTATGGAAAGATTTGCCTTAGAAGTTAGAAATATGGAATGGTTTAAACAGAGATTTGTTGAGTGGGCTTCAAGCTTGGGTTTAACATGGGTTAGTGTTGACTGCCCAGAACTCCCAAACACCGTATACAACGTGAACGGCACAGTTTACGAAAGAATGCATGGAAGAACTGTCTGGTACGGCCACTATTACAGCAAAGAAGAACTGAAGGAAACTGCGCAAAGAATCGTTAAGGCAAAACCGGATAAAGTATACGTTTTCTTTAATAATAACCACGCAATGCTGGAAAACGCGAGGGAAATGCTGAAGATATTAATAGGCTTTAAGAAATAA
- a CDS encoding trypsin-like peptidase domain-containing protein — translation MEETGTYIKISSLLLILIFIAGMVSGGIISYLITYQQINELENKVSNLKTRIYGLYGIQNASYFNVNVYQNGTSLSEIYEKVKDSIVLIRVLLPNGDVSGSGFVYNYSEGNYSLPVIITNYHVIHEVVKGNAISLSVTFSNGHGYPAHVNGTDPYADLAVLTVDAPEYEFKPLEIVSSSTLKVGDLVIAIGNPIRYTNSMTVGVVSALGRTIREPEFIGDFRIADVIQTSAQLNPGNSGGPLLNCLGQVVGVTTAIAVYSEETGQEIPAQGIGFAIPSDTIRREIKSLIKEGTYPDHPWMGIGGVDMNYEIAKEMGVNVTYGFLITKIDSEGPAAKTNLQKKDIIIEVNGTRIKDGDELLTYLERNTYPYDTIILTVVRGNQILQIPLTLERRPSPSV, via the coding sequence ATGGAAGAAACAGGAACTTATATCAAAATTTCATCGTTGTTACTAATACTCATTTTCATAGCTGGAATGGTTTCAGGTGGAATTATAAGCTATTTAATAACATACCAGCAAATTAACGAGTTGGAAAACAAGGTTTCAAACCTTAAAACAAGGATTTACGGGCTTTATGGTATTCAAAATGCCTCATATTTCAATGTAAATGTATATCAAAATGGGACATCGCTTTCCGAAATTTACGAAAAAGTTAAGGATTCCATAGTTTTGATTCGTGTATTACTTCCAAATGGGGATGTTAGCGGTTCAGGATTTGTCTACAATTATTCGGAAGGTAACTATTCTCTTCCAGTTATTATAACAAACTATCATGTTATTCATGAAGTGGTTAAGGGCAATGCAATTAGCCTTAGCGTCACCTTCTCAAATGGTCATGGATATCCTGCTCATGTTAATGGCACAGATCCCTATGCTGATTTGGCTGTGTTAACAGTCGACGCCCCAGAATATGAATTTAAACCTCTGGAAATAGTTAGTTCATCAACATTAAAGGTTGGTGACTTAGTAATAGCAATAGGAAATCCTATCAGATATACAAATTCGATGACAGTTGGCGTAGTAAGCGCGCTTGGAAGAACAATACGTGAGCCTGAATTTATCGGTGATTTCAGAATTGCAGATGTAATTCAAACAAGCGCCCAATTAAATCCAGGTAATTCTGGAGGCCCCCTACTAAATTGTCTAGGTCAAGTTGTAGGTGTGACAACAGCAATAGCAGTTTACTCCGAGGAAACTGGGCAAGAAATACCCGCGCAGGGGATAGGATTTGCGATTCCTTCTGACACCATACGTAGAGAAATAAAATCTTTAATCAAAGAGGGAACTTATCCTGATCATCCTTGGATGGGAATAGGCGGAGTTGATATGAACTACGAAATTGCAAAAGAAATGGGCGTAAACGTAACTTATGGATTTTTAATTACGAAAATTGATTCAGAGGGCCCCGCGGCTAAGACAAATTTACAAAAAAAGGACATTATAATTGAGGTTAATGGAACTAGAATAAAAGATGGAGACGAGTTATTAACTTACCTTGAAAGGAACACGTATCCTTATGACACAATAATTTTAACCGTTGTTAGAGGAAATCAAATCCTTCAGATACCTTTAACCCTAGAGAGGCGCCCTTCACCTTCGGTTTGA